One stretch of Zingiber officinale cultivar Zhangliang chromosome 6B, Zo_v1.1, whole genome shotgun sequence DNA includes these proteins:
- the LOC121991111 gene encoding 36.4 kDa proline-rich protein-like: protein MLRRGAGRPRKRTLESLATKSLERSIGIEPVSQGQIPHGTAGASGSRIPTVLSPELPTPTVFTVPPAVPPATYPTPPPVVPAATCPTPPLVAPTAYPAPPPPVLATAYPAPPPSVLATAYPAPAPAVLVAPYLVSPPTVPPAAPAYIDPAVPPAVPTPAYAIAPGVPPSAYPAVPLVVPAPVVPPIPAVIPTQPTNIIMA, encoded by the coding sequence ATGCTGAGACGTGGTGCAGGACGACCACGCAAGAGGACGTTGGAATCTCTGGCGACGAAGTCACTAGAGAGGTCTATTGGgattgagcctgtcagtcagggacagattCCTCATGGTACTgcaggcgcgtcgggctctcGGATCCCGACGGTTCTTTCTCCAGAGTTACCCACACCTACAGTATTCACTGTACCACCAGCAGTACCACCTGCGACATACCCGACCCCTCCACCAGTAGTGCCTGCTGCTACGTGCCCGACACCTCCTCTAGTCGCGCCTACAGCGTACCCAGCACCACCACCACCTGTGCTTGCTACTGCGTACCCAGCACCACCACCATCTGTGCTTGCTACTGCATACCCGGCACCCGCACCAGCAGTACTAGTTGCTCCTTATCTGGTAtcaccacctaccgtacctccagctgctCCTGCCTATATTGACCCTGCTGTGCCACCAGCGGTACCTACTCCGGCTTATGCAATAGCACCAGGGGTACCTCCCTCGGCCTATCCAGCGGTACCACTTGTggtaccagctccagtggttccgccaattCCCGCAGTGATCCCTACTCAACCTACAAATATTATTATGGCATGA